The DNA region GATTCGCTACCACAACGACGGCATCAGCCAGCACCAACGCACCCGCGAGGACGGATCCACCCCCGGCTGTGGTTCCCCACCGCCTCCGGCCGCGCCGTGTTCTTCCCGCGCCCGCACCTGCCCGCCGCCGAGTTGCCCGACGACGACTATCCGTTCGTGCTCAACACCGGCCGGGTGCAGCATCAGTGGCACACCCTGACCAAGACCGGCAAGGTCGCCAAGCTCAACAAGCTCAACCCCGGGCCGTTCATCGAGGTCCATCCCGAGGACGCGGCAAAACTTGCTGTCGTCGAAGGTGATTGGCTCGAAGTCGCATCCCGCCGTGGCCGTGCCGTCCTGCCCACGGTGGTCACCGACCGGGTTCGGATCGGAACCACGTTCGCGCCGTTCCACTGGAACGATCTGTTCGGCGAGTACCTGACCGTCAACGCCGTCACCAACGACGCCGTGGACCCGATCTCCTTCCAGCCCGAATTCAAGGTCTGTGCGGTCACGCTGACCAAGGTCGCCGCACCCATCCGGCCCGAACCGGTCGTCGAACCGACCTCGGCGCCGGAACCTGTCACCACCACCGCGGCTCCGGTCGCCGCGCGAGCGGGCGATCGGGTGATGTCGGCCGCCGCTGCGCTCGGCCTCGCCGATATCGGCGCGCCCGCGCTCACAGACCTCGAGTCCGCGTACCTCTCCGGCTTCCTCTCAGGTGTGCGACGCACCGGCGACGAGGACATCGTGCCGGCCGTGCCCGCCGTGAATCCTTTGCGCCCCAATGTCACCGCGTGGGTCGACGGCATGATGGCCGGCCTCTTCACGCCGCATGCCCGTGCCATTCCGGCGGCCCAGTTCGAGGCGACCGCTCCGACCGCACTCCTGACCGCCGAACCCCCGGCGTCCGAAACATCCACCCCCGCACGCCCGCTGATGATCCTGTGGGCCTCGCAGACCGGCAATGCCGAGGACTTCGCCACCGGCACCCTCGTCAAGACACTGACCGAGCAGAGCATGACGCCGGCCGTGCACGCCATGGATTCGCTCTCGGCGGCCGATCTCCCGCAGGGCGCCGACCTCCTCGTCGTCAGCAGCACCTTCGGCGACGGCGACGCCCCCGACAACGGCGCCGGATTCTTCGAGACCCTCACCGGCCTCACCGAATCGGCCCTCACCGGAACACGATTCGCGGTGCTGGCCTTCGGCGACTCGAACTACGACGCATTCTGCGGACACGGCAAACGCCTCGACGCCCGCCTGGCCGAACTCGGGGCCGAACGGCTCATTCCCCGCGTCGATTGCGAACCCGACTTCGACGACACCGCCGCCGCATGGCTCGAACAACTCCTGCCCACCCTCGCGGTCCCACCGAATCCGCCACGGCACCGGATACATCCAGTTCCGCCGCACCGGCGCCGACCACTGACACTCAGCCTGGTCCGACGGCGTCGGCCGCGCAGCCGCAAACCACCTCGACGGCCACGGCCACACGTCTCGAGACCGACAAGCCGCTGGGCCAGCTGGTGGGTAATCGGCTGCTGAGCCTGCCCGGCGCGCAGAAGGAGGTCCGGCAGTTCAGTTTCGATCTGACCGGCACCGGCCTGAGCTACGACGTCGGTGACGCCCTCGGCGTGCGCCCGTTCAATGACCTGGGTCTGGTGTGGGAATTCCTGGCCACTACCGGACTCGATCCCGCCGCCGTCGTCGACGTGCCCAAGGTCGGGTCCCTGCCCTTGTCCATCGCCCTGGAAGAACACCTCGACCTGACGAAGGTCACGCCCGAACTGTTGAAGCATCTGGCCGAATCCACCGCCGATCCCTACCTCAAAACCCTGATGCGCCAGGACAACAAGGGCGAATTGGCGAAGTGGCTGTGGGGCCGCCAACCGGTCGACATCGCCGCCGAGCATCCGGTGCTCGCCGACCCGCAGCGCTGGGTCGACATGCTCAAACGCATTCAGCCGCGGCTGTATTCGATCTCGTCGAGCCCGTTGTCGAACCCGATGATCGTGCGCACCACCGTCTCCGTCATCCGCTACCCGGGCCCGACCGGACGGCCCCGCGGCGGACTCTGCTCGACCTATCTCGCCGACTCCGAACAGAACCAGTCCCTCGCGCTGCATGTGCAGCGCTCACCCCACTTCCGGCCGCCCGCGACGACCCGAACGTCGCCGCGATCATGATCGGCCCCGGCACCGGCGTCGCCCCCTTCGTCGGATTCCTCGAACACCGGCAGGCCCGCGGCGACCAAGCGCCCAACTGGCTGTTCTTCGGCGAACAACACCGCGCCACCGACTTCTACTACAGCGAGGAACTCGAACAACTCCAGCAGCAAGGCATCCTCACCCGCCTCGACCTGGCGTTCTCCCGCGACCAGCGCACCAAGATCTACGTCCAGGACCGGATGCGTGAACACGGCGCACAGCTGTGGAAGTGGATCGATTCCGGCGCCCACTTCTACGTCTGTGGCGACGCCTCCCGCATGGCCAAGGACGTGGACCTGGCGCTGCGCGAGATCATCGCCCACCACGGCGACATGGACACCGACGACGCCGACGCCTATGTCAAGAAGCTCTCGGCCGACAAGCGCTATGTCCGCGACGTCTACTGAATCCACATCTGCGGAAGTAGGGGGCGGTTGGTCCCGCATTCGCGGCCCAATCCTCCCATTTGGTCCGAACCTTCGTTTACGCTGAATGGATGAGCGAGCCGGACTTCCCGCCCGAGCTGGCCGACATCGTCGCCGGCCTCGAACTCGCCTTCCTGGTCAGCATCGGCGACCTGGGACCGCACACCACACCCCAGCATCCCGTGTTGCGCGACGGCCGATTCCACATCGCCACCCCCGGCCCCGCGACCTGCCGCAATATCGCCGCCCGCCCGGCCGTCACCCTGCTCTGGCCACCGACCCAGCCCGACGGCCACGTCCTCATCATCGACGGCCACGCGGCGCTCCGCGGCAACGCTCTGGAAGTCATCCCCACCCACGCCGTCTTCCACCACGTCGGCGCCCCCGAAGCGATGACCCGGCGCTGCGCCGACTGCCGCCGCTTCACCCTCGCACCGCCATACGTGTTGACCGGAGCCGACAACCAGAATCCGTGACAGCGCCCACCGACATCGCATCGGACACGATCATTATCCGAAATTCTCGTTCGGACGCCGCATAAGTCGATACCCGAGGGCAATCGGGGAAATTGTGGCCGGCGAACACTCCGGCGTCCCGCCTCGCCGGCGCGCGGATACTCTTCCACACCGGCGTTGCAGCAGGGTTGTCGTGCTGCCGGAAATCTCATCGGACAGCGAATCACCGTGTGCAAGAGGGTAATCCGGTCGTCGCAAACCTGCCGTGCGGACGTACCGCGATGCTGCGGTGGCGAGGCGCCCGCTGAACTCGACCGCGTTCCGGACCGTCCGGCGAGCCGGACCCTGCGAGTTCCGGACAGCTGACCTGATTCCGGGCAAATTCCGGGCGACGCATGGGATATTGGTCGGCGGGAAAGGAATTCGGGGGGGACCTGCCGATATCGAGCGAATATGCATCGACCACGAAGGCGACAACTTCATGACGACCTCCACCAGGGGTACCGAGGCACGAACCGAGGTGCCCGAGCGAGAACGCCAATGCGAGGACTTCTTCGCGCTGCCCGAGCTGGCGCACCTCTCACCCACGCGATCCACCGACGCCGGTAGAGAGCTCCGGCGCGACGGCACCTACCGGCACACCCCCGAGGAACTCGACATCGGGACGAAGCTCGCATGGCGAAACCATGATCGGTGCGTCGGCCGCAAGCATTGGCGCACACTGAAAGTGCTCGACGCCCGCGCGGCGACCTCGGCCGCTGATATCGCCCACGCGTGCTGGGAGCACCTGCACTACGCCACCAACGGCGGTGCGGTTCGATCCGCCATCACCATCGCGCCGCCCGCGGATGCCCAGGGCCGGGCCTTCCGGATCATCAATCCGCAGCTCATCTGCTACGCCGGCTACCGCGTCCCCGGAGGCGTTCTGGGTGACCCCGCGAATGTCGAGACGACCACGCTGGCAATGGATCTCGGCTGGCGCGGGGCAGGCGGCCCCTTCGACGTCCTGCCGCTGCTGATCCATTCGCCCGACGACGTCGTGCACCTGTTTCCCGTACCGCCGGAGCTGGTGCTCGAAGTCCCGATCACCCATCCGGAACTCTCCTGGTTCGCCGACCTCGGCCTGCGCTGGCGCGCGGTGCCCGCGGTGTCGAACATGGACCTGGAGATCGGCGGAATCACCTACCCGTGCGCGCCGTTCAACGGCTGGTACGTCTCCTCCGAGATCGGCCGCGACCTCGGCGACAGCGACCGCTACGACGCCCTGCCCGAGATCGCCGTCCACATGGGACTGGACCGCTCGAGCGATCGAACCCTGTGGCGTGACCGCGCCCTGATCGAACTCAGCCACGCGATCCTGCACAGCTACCGGCGCGCTCGCGTCCACCTGGTCGACCATCACACCGTGGCACGCCAATTCATCGACCATGTCGACCGCGAGAACGCCGCGGGTCGCTCCTGTCCCGCCGACTGGACCTGGATCAACCCGCCACTGTCGGCGAGCCTCACCCCCACCTTCCACCGCTACTTCGACCCACCCGACCCGGCGATCCGCCCGGCGTTCGTCCGCCGCGCACCGCTCACCATTTCCGGGCCGACCCCGATGACCACGCACGCAATCGAGTCGGGCGAAAACGCGGCGGCACCCCCGAGACCCGAGCACAAAAGACCGTGGTGGACCTCGATATTCGAATCCCTGCGCAGTTGACGACCGTCAGCGCTTCAACGTGCAATTGATGAACAGTGCCCGCAGGTCGGAGTAATCGGACATGACGCCAGCCACCTCTCCTCGACAGGACCGCAGCAGCTCCGGGTCATTCGACCTTAGAACCGCCCGACCCCGGTTACGAGGTGACGAAACGCTGACGACCGGCCCCGCCGCGGTTCACTCCCAGGCGAAGCGGGGCTGATCCATGTGGTCGACGCGGGTGGGGCGGCGGTGCAGGGCCACCTCGCGGAACTGGTGGAGGATCGCGGCGGTCGGGGCGTGCAGGTGGCCGCCCAGCATAGGCAGCTGAATGGTGGGGCGGTCGGAACCGGGGGCGGGGGCGAAGCGCGGGGGGACGTCGAGCTCCGACAGTGGAATCCAGTGCACCAACGCCACTTCGGCGGGGTTCGGGGTGAGGGGCGGCGGGTCGCCGACCCAGGCGACCACGGGGGTAATCACGTAGCCGGAGCGGGTCGGGTAGTCGTCGAGCAGGCCGAGGACCGCCGATCGAGGCAGCTCGATGCCCAGTTCCTCGTGCAACTCACGCAAGGCCGCCGCTTTCGCGTCCTCACCCGGATCCAGTTTGCCGCCGGGCAAGGCGAGCTGGCCGGCGTGGGCCCGCAGCCCCGGCGACCGCTCGGTGAGCCAAATACCCTGCTTCCCATCGTGATCGACGATCGCGATCAACACGGCGGCGGGCTTGCGGTCGCCGAGCTCGGCGGATCGACGGGGGAACGCGGCCAGCGACTCGGCCAGCGCGTCCCGAAGCCGGTTCGCGGGCACGTCGCTCCAGCGATATCCGCTGCTGTCCTGTTCGACCGGCATCTGCCGAACCTAGATCGACTCGCGGCCGACCGTCAACAAGCGCCCCCGCGCGCCGCCCGCGTCCTCTCCCCCGGCCGGGTTCCGACGTCTCGCCAGTATCGTTCCAGCATGCGTGATTTCGGAGTGGGGTTCACCCACTTTCTGCAGGGGCAACGATGGGTGGCCCGGCATCGGCGGGAGTTCGGGCTGGGGATCGTGCCGGCGCTGATCACGCTGGCGCTGTACGTGGCCGCCCTGATCGCGGTGATCACGTGGGGCGGGGATCTCTCGGATACGTTGACGCCGTTCGCGGATCACTGGCCCAGTCCGTGGGCGGGGTTGTTTCGCGGGGCGCTGATCATCGCGCTGGTGGCACTCGCCGTACTGGTGGCTGTGCTCACCTTCACCGCCGTGACGCTGCTGCTCGGGTCGCCGTTCTACGACGTGATCTCCGAACGGGTGGATCGATCGGTGTCGCCGGATGGAACCGCGCCCGAGTCGGGGCTGGCCTGGTGGCGGGAGCTGTGGATATCGCTGCGCGACAGTGTCCGAATCCTGGTGCGGGCCATGCTGTGGGCGGTGCTGCTGTTCGTGCTGGGTTTCGTGCCCGTCGTCGGGCAGACAGTGATTCCGGTGCTCGCGGTGTTCGTCACCGGGTTCTTCCTCACCCAGGAGCTGACCTCGGTGGCGTTGCAGCGACGTGGGGTCCATCTGAACCAGCAGATGGGCATACTGCGCTCCCGCAAAGCCATCGCCTGGGGATTCGGCGCGCCACTGGCCGCGACGTTCCTGATTCCATTCGTGGCGGTATTCCTGATGCCGGGCGCTGTCGCCGGAGCCACGCTGCTCACCCGGGAACTACTGTCGGAGCCGACTCGGCCCTGAGCCCCTGTCACATGGTCGACAAGGCGAAAGCGGTCAGGAATCCGGCCACCGTGACCAAACCCGTTACGAGCACGCAGCCGACGACGGCCCGGAGCAAAAATTTTGGACGACGCGGAGGAACTCAACTCGGCCCCCAGCTATAGATCCAGGAACATCCCCGCGTCGCAGGAAACAAGCTAACAGTGCAGACGACCGAGCGCCACATAATTTGTCCGATCCCACACCGGCGACGCTCGGGCGTACTTCACGAAGCAGCGATCTCACGTGCGCGGAACGGTCCCGTCGTCACCCCGCGCGACGGCGGGACCGTTCCGCGAGTGCGGTGCGCAACCCGCGGCGGCCCGCGGCCGCAACTCCGACCGGGGAGTATGTGACACCACGCGGCGGGAGCGGGCCGAATCTGATTTCCGACGCCGTCTCGGGAGCGTCGTCGGACGTCGCGGTCAGAACGCCGTCCGGCAAGGCCAGCTTGTTGATCGTGCGCAGCGTGAGCAGGTACTGCCGGAGCAGCGGGCCGGTGGTGTAGGGCAGGTCGTATTTGTCGCAGAGTGCGCGGACCCGCTCGGCGATCTCGGGGTAGCGGTTACTGGGCAGGTCGGGGAACAGGTGGTGTTCGATCTGGTGTGACAGGTGCCCGCTGAGAAAGGCCAGCACGGGGCCCGCGTCGAAGTTCGCGGTGCCCAGCATCTGCCGCAGATACCATTCCGGCCGGGTTTCGTGCTCGATCGCGGCGGCAGTGAACTTCTCCGCGCCGTCGGGGAAGTGGCCGCAGAAGATCACCAGATAGGCCCACAGGTTGCGGAGCGTATTGGCGGCGGCGTTCGCGGCGAGAGTCCGGCGCCAGCGGCGGCCGCTCAACGCCGGGAAGAGCACGTAGTCCTTGCCTGCCTGGCGTTCGATCTTGCGGACCAAAGCCCTGGTGTACGTGGACTTCTCGGCCGCGGTGGCCGCGCGCTCACGTTCGGAGTACAGGCCGTGCAGGGCGATCCCCCATTCGAAAGTCGCTGCCAGCAGCAGGTTTTGCAGGGGTTGCACCAATAGCCGTGGGCGCCAAGGCTGATCACGCGTCACTCGCATCACGCCGAAGCCGATGTCATCGTCGATGCCCAGGACATTGGTGAACACGTGATGGCGGTAGTTGTGCGAGTACCGCCATTGCGAGGAGACCCCGGCCATGTCCCATTCCCAAGTGCTGGAATGGATTTCCGGATCGTTCATCCAATCCCACTGGCCGTGGCAGACATTGTGGCCGATCTCCATGTTCTCGATGCTCTTCGCCGTCGCCAGCGCCGCCGATCCCAGCGCCACCCCCAGATTCGTCCGGCTACCGGCGATGACCAGACGCGCGGTGAGGTCGAGGACCCGCTGGAACACGATGGTCCGGCGAATATAGGCCGCGTCCCGGGAACCCAGGCGCTGGTCGATGTCGTGGCGAATCGCGTCGAGCTCCAGCCCGAGCGCCTCGACATCCTCGGGGCTCAGGTGCGCGTAGACCGCAACCTGGGTAATCGCCATATTCCCAGATTAGGGCACAACTACGAGGGATGTCTACAGCGTAGACTGACGTTGTAGACAGGTCGTGCCGGAGGGAGGAATCATGAACGGAATTCGCGCCGGACCCGCCGCGCGCCACCCGCCGAACCACCCCCGGACCGCTCCCCTGACCCGGGCCGCGATGCTGACCGCCGCACTCGAGATCATCGACCAGGACAGCGTCGACCAGCTCTCGATGCGCCGCCTCGGGCAGGCGCTCGGACGCGACCCGATGGTCCTCTACCGGCACGCCGCGAACAAGGCCGCACTGCTGGAGGGAGTCGCCGAGCTCGTGCTCGCGCAGCTCACCGTCGATCCCGCCGATACCGACTGGCGCCACCAGTTACGCGAAATCGCACGCGATTACCGCAAAGTCGCCGTGGCACACCCGAATACGGTGGCACTGCTGGTCACCTTGCCCCTGGCCACCCCGCTGGCCCTGCGCCCCCTCGGCACCCTGCGACCGCTGGAACACATCCTCGACCTGCTGACCCGAGCCGACTTCAGCGCCGCGGACGCGCTCCACATCTATCGCGCGTTGTTCGGCTTCCTGCACGGCCACATCCTCAACGAACTCCAGGAGCTCGTCGAGCACCCCGAGGAGACCGACGATGTGCTGCGCCTGGGCCTGCATCATCTCCCGATCGGCGAGTTCCCCCTGCTGCGCGGTCTCGCCACGGATCTGGCCGCCTACGACGGCGCGACCGAGCTGGAACGCGGCCTCGACATCCTGCTCAGCGGCCTCACCACCACCATGACCACGGCCGCGGCACGGCCGGGAAAGAGAAGCGACGATCATGACGCCACGACCTGACACCATCCCTATGAGCACTCGGCCAGCCTCGGCTCACCGGCTTCGGCTCGCGCTCGACGCCGCCGCCACCGCACCCGTCAACGGATTCTGGTGGCCGTACAGCCGCGGCCTCACCGCGGAACTTCCCGAGGCGCTCGCGATGCTGACCCGCCAACTGGGCCCGATTCACCGCGTGATCTACCACCTCGACGAATGGGATGCCGCACCGAGAAACTTCGAAGTCGGCGGCCGGCAGGTGCGGCTCGACGGCTACCGGCACATGCCCGCCCGCATCGCCGAAGTCCACGGCGCCGAGATCGGCGCGCGGGTGACCCTGCGTCTCATCACCCCGGTCGACGATGCCGACCTGATCGACGCGCAACAACGTTGGGAGTCCGAGGGCGGTGCGGCGGCCTAGTCGCGGATCACCGTGCGGGATCGGGCAGCGTCGCGGTGAGACCGGTCAGCAGAATGTCCAGGCCGCGTTCGAGTTCCGCGGCGCCGTCGTAGGCGGCCAGGACCGGCGCGAGTTTCCGCACCAGCGGAAACTCGTCGATCGGCAGCCGATACAACCCGAGCCGCAGCACCTCGTCGGTTTCCTCGGGACGCTCCACGATCTCCTGCAGCTCGTTGAGCACATGCCCGTAGAGGAACCCGAACAGCGCGCGGTAGACATGCAACGCGGCCTCACCGGAAAACCCTGCCCGGGTGGAGCAATTCGAGGACGTCCTCCAGCGGGCGCACCACCGCGGGCGGGCGCAGCCCCAGCGGCGTGGCCAGTGGCCGGGTCACCAGCAGCGGCACCACCCGTGGATGGGCAAGCGCCAGCCGCCGGAAATCCCTTGCGACCGAACGCAATTGACCGATCCAATCGGCGTCGGTGACATCGATCGACAGCTGCTCGAACACCAGCTCGGCGACGCCGTCGAGCACCGCGGCCTTGTTCTCCACATGCCGGTAGATGACCATTGGATCCCGACCCACGGCTTCGGCCAGCCGCCGCATCGACAAGCCGTCGACGCCCTCGCGGTCGATCAGCTCGAGCGCCGCGGCCAGCACCACGGCCCTGGTCACCGGGCCCTCACCGCGCGCGCCGACGCCGGGGTCGGACCGCCGGTTGACGGCTCGGCCGCGCCCGCGACCGGCAGGGCGTTCGACCATGCGGGAGATCCTCCGTTCCCATCGGACCTTCCGATGACTTTGATCGTAGACATACGCCGTTGACATCGGAGCGCGACTCGCGACTACCCTGGGGCGTCCGGGCTCGGCCGGCCTGCCTCCGCAGAGGTGCGGTCCGGGCAACCGGCAGCGAAACTACCGATCGTTGGCCGGATGAAGCTGCGCCGCCTGCCGCATCTGTTCGTCGGCCTCGTGGACCGGGGTGTCGAACGGGATGACGAGAAGGGTCAATCTGCCGCCGTCGGTTCCCATCAGTCGCATGACGGCGGGCGGCTGACCGAGACCGGGACCGAGCAGCTCGACACCGTCGGCGCCATCGATGCCGCGCTGGGCCAGACTCTTCGCGTTCCAGTCGAATCCGATGCGGGCTATCGGCCCCATCCGCGGAGTGACGGCGCTGATCAGGTCGTGCAGTTCGGCCGTGAGGTTGGCCGTCCAGGGCCACCAGGCGCCGTCGACGTCGCCGGTTCCGACGCCGCGCTCGTGCAACAGCAGCCGCGGCGTCCGGGTCGGAGCCGGGAAAGGCTGGGTGCGATCGGAGATCGGACCGGCGAACACGCGTCCCGCACTGAACTGAGGCATGTCAGACCCCCGAGCTCAGCAGGGTCGCGCGAGCGAGATTGCGGTCGGTGGCCGAGGTGATGACGCGCAGCACGATCATGCCGCCGCCGCTGCCGAACACGTAGAGCGTGTTGCCGAGTTCGAATCGGTGGGCATCGAGCTCCACCACGCGATTCCCGACCACGAGCCGACCGGGGGTCCGCGACCAGCTGATGCGGTCGTAGACCACGCGCCGAGCCGGACCCACCCTGCTCGCCAGCGTGATCAGCAGACCCGGCAATTCCTCGACGAGGTCAGAGGATCGAGGCCACCACGTGCCATCGATGTAGCCGTCGCTATCCCCCCGCGGCTTCAGCTGCAAGCGAGGCGCGCGACCGGGTGGACCCTGACCTACGAACGAATGGCCGTGGCCGAACCTCCGCAGGACACCTTCGAAGATGATCATGAGTAGACACCTGCTTCCGGGATAGGCGCGGCATGCAGTGCCGCGGAGGCGTTTTCGCGCGCCAGGAACGCGCTGATCTCACCGATCGCGCTCATCAGCGGGGCCGGGAAGACCACGGTCGTGTTCTTGTCGACGCCCAGTTCGATCAGGGTCTGCAGATTGCGCAATTGCAGCGCCAGCGGGTGCGCCATCATGGTGTCCGAGGCGTCGCCGAGCGCGGCGGCGGCCAGCGATTCACCTTCGGCCGCAATGATTTTCGCCCGCTTCTCACGCTCGGCCTCGGCCTGGCGGGCCATCGCCCGCTGCATGCTCAACGGCAGCTGGATGTCCTTGAGCTCGACCAGCGTGACTTCGACACCCCACTCCAGGGTGGTGACATCGAGGATCCGGCGAATGTCGATATTGATGGTGTCGGTCTCGGCCAGCGCCTGATCCAGCGTGTGCCGGCCGACCACCTTGCGCAGCGTGGTCTGGGCGATCTGATCGATCGCCGAATACACGTTCTCGATGGCGACGACCGATTTCTCGGCATCGACGACCCGGAAGTAGGCGACAGCGGAGATATCGACGCTGACATTGTCGCGGGTGATGATGCCCTGCGACTGGATCGGCATGGTGACGATGCGCATCGACACCCGGCGCAGGCGGTCGATGACCGGGACGATGAAGTTCAGCCCCGGTTGGCGGACCGCGACCACGCGTCCGAGCCGGAACAGCACGCCCCGCTCATACTGCGTCACGATCCGGATCGACAGCGCCGCCACGATCAGGACAACCACGAGCACGATAATCAGAACACCGAGCGCATTCACGGCTCCTCCTCACGATTGTGAGAGCCATACCCCCAGCGTAGGCCGCTTCTACGCTGGGTGTCTACAACGTAGTATTACGGGGTTGACACTTACCGCCGCTCCATCGGAAGGCTTCCCCATGAAGCGCGAGGTCTCCACCGCTCTCGACATCACCGTGCACGCCGACTCCGTGCGGTATCCCGGCAGGCGTCGAATTTTCGGTCAGCGAATTCGCTCGGGAATGGTGTCCAGAGCCCGCAGCACCCGCACCGCGAGTGCGGTCGCGGCTGCGTCGTCGAGTTCCGCGCATTCGCGTACGACGTCGCGCACCCGGATCACTCGTCGCTCGTAGGGGGTTTCGATCGTCATTTCATGCTCCTCGGCCCGCAGGCTCATTCGCACCTCGAATAGACGCTCGACTCAGCCTGCTGTCTACAGTGTAGACCTACGGTGCATTCAACGGGCGCGCAGACGCCGCTGCGACCAGGCGGCTCAGCGGCGATGCGGCCGGAAAAGGTCAGTTCGCGGAGACCGGGAGGTTCTCGCGTTCGGCGAAGGCGGCCATGTCGACCTGGCGGCGGGCGTTCGACAATGCGGTGATGGTGGACAGGCCCAGGGCGCCGGCGCGGTCGTAGAGGGTTGCGGTGGAGACGGCGATGCCGTTCGCGGAGACGTGATCGCGGGCCTGCAAGCCCAGCTCCGGACCTTCGGGCAGGCGGGAGAGGTTCAGGGTGACGTCGGTGTTGATGTAGCCGACGCCCGCGGTGCCCCAGTTGCAGACCAGGTTGGTGGTGTCGGCGACGAAGGCCGCGCGTTCGAACGGGGTGATGGGCGTGCCCTCGATGAGGGTCGGGACGTTGTTCCAGGCGGCCTTGCGGTGCGCGTTGACGCCGGAGGCGAAATCGTGGGTCCAGTCCAACTCGCCCGACTTGAACAGCGGCGGAGCGCCTTCGGGGCGGTCGAGGCGGGTGTCGGGGATCGGCAGGTCGTGGGT from Nocardia tengchongensis includes:
- a CDS encoding thioesterase family protein translates to MTAFFTHEDGRYTATRMAVSAWSSEQLAGTAVCGLLAHELETHSPGPQFVPARFTVDMFSPILNEPIELRSSIVRDGNRIRVADASIVQHDRVRARATVQFLIASAEPPGEIWQPTHDLPIPDTRLDRPEGAPPLFKSGELDWTHDFASGVNAHRKAAWNNVPTLIEGTPITPFERAAFVADTTNLVCNWGTAGVGYINTDVTLNLSRLPEGPELGLQARDHVSANGIAVSTATLYDRAGALGLSTITALSNARRQVDMAAFAERENLPVSAN